From a region of the Thiorhodovibrio winogradskyi genome:
- a CDS encoding ATP-binding protein, producing the protein MTAIIATGSMTQASATAAKPRPRRPRRLGGAVLLLVLPVTLVVFAVLGASVFTLVRHTLDARLNANVLELAHHSEDILRDTLNMLRNQARALAGNNLVINGLIDTQDRYRYLPTLFRSLERVAGTEASGYFAMLDFQGREILSNQQRTPAALPVSEIAHAIDAGVEFLRFDREGLVFATPILVHGAPEGAVVIALPFAGLPELLASWNRREHAISLRTATGERLFTNRYQHAQADAASILAQPGWVAVSTTANILGLATLVVEVGLPRAQVDTGLRTLKHSWLLLMALALMSVTSAILLATHLTARPVVRLEHALTDLAARMDRDLPAWLPEPDGPREVYRLARAFNRALDALRRSRADSAASRRLADAAEQASRAKSEFLANISHELRTPMNGVIGMTELLLDTPLDADQRDKAKTVLESAESLLAIIDDILDFSAIETGRLTLEPRDFDLQDLLGELSDALAWRAAEKGLSFQYVIDPALATWRHGDDKRLSLMLTKLLDNAIKFTEQGEVCLTLSPVRHAGADQHWIEFSVRDSGMGIPADKQGLLFQAFSQVDGSATRRHGGTGLGLAIVRQLVALMDGGLGFESAPGVGSTFWVRLTLAPGVSPPPARDVPRGLRGQGVLVVDDQADQRARLGALLTAWALHPLLAGDAAAALQLLYGANAGPSPLGASPTVALIKQQLPGMDGASLCRALRTDNRFAALRLVLMTDSGRTGSNAESPQAATALGCDATLSAPVRGRDLHALLVRLFNANGEPPLDA; encoded by the coding sequence ATGACTGCCATCATCGCCACGGGGTCCATGACCCAGGCATCGGCCACCGCCGCCAAACCGCGCCCGCGTCGCCCCCGACGCTTGGGTGGCGCGGTGCTATTGCTGGTATTGCCGGTTACCCTAGTGGTGTTCGCCGTGCTCGGCGCATCGGTCTTCACCCTGGTGCGCCACACCCTGGACGCTCGGCTCAACGCCAACGTGCTGGAGCTGGCCCACCACAGCGAGGACATTTTGCGCGACACCCTGAACATGTTACGCAACCAGGCCCGAGCCCTGGCCGGCAACAATCTGGTCATCAACGGCCTGATCGACACCCAGGATCGCTACCGCTATCTGCCCACGCTGTTTCGCTCATTGGAGCGGGTAGCGGGCACCGAGGCCAGCGGCTACTTTGCCATGCTTGATTTTCAGGGCCGGGAGATTCTCTCCAACCAACAGAGGACGCCCGCTGCGTTGCCGGTGTCGGAGATCGCGCATGCGATCGATGCGGGCGTTGAGTTTTTGCGCTTCGACCGGGAGGGGCTGGTCTTCGCCACCCCCATTCTTGTCCATGGCGCCCCTGAGGGTGCGGTGGTGATCGCGCTGCCGTTCGCGGGTCTACCCGAGTTGCTGGCCAGTTGGAATCGACGCGAACACGCTATTTCCCTTAGAACAGCGACTGGTGAGCGGCTATTCACCAACCGCTATCAGCACGCGCAAGCGGATGCGGCGTCCATTTTGGCACAACCCGGCTGGGTCGCGGTGTCGACCACCGCGAACATCCTGGGACTCGCAACCCTAGTGGTCGAGGTGGGGCTGCCACGCGCCCAGGTCGACACTGGCCTGCGCACCCTGAAACACTCCTGGTTGTTATTGATGGCACTGGCGCTGATGAGCGTGACGAGTGCCATTTTGCTTGCCACTCACCTGACCGCACGGCCAGTTGTGCGACTTGAGCACGCGCTGACCGACTTGGCCGCGCGCATGGACCGGGATCTGCCGGCTTGGCTCCCGGAGCCCGACGGGCCGCGCGAGGTCTATCGTCTGGCGCGGGCCTTCAATCGCGCGTTGGATGCATTACGCCGCTCGCGCGCCGATAGCGCCGCAAGCCGCCGTCTGGCGGATGCCGCCGAGCAGGCCAGCCGTGCCAAGAGCGAGTTCCTGGCCAACATTAGCCATGAGTTGCGCACCCCCATGAATGGCGTGATCGGCATGACCGAGTTATTGCTCGACACACCGCTGGATGCGGATCAGCGCGACAAGGCGAAAACCGTGCTGGAAAGCGCCGAATCCTTGCTGGCGATCATTGACGACATTCTGGATTTCTCCGCGATTGAAACCGGTCGGCTTACACTGGAACCGCGGGATTTCGATCTCCAGGATCTGCTCGGGGAGTTGAGCGACGCGCTGGCCTGGCGTGCCGCGGAAAAAGGCCTGTCGTTTCAGTACGTGATCGATCCGGCGCTTGCAACCTGGCGCCACGGCGATGACAAGCGTCTTAGCCTGATGTTAACCAAGCTGCTTGACAATGCCATCAAGTTCACCGAACAAGGCGAGGTATGCCTGACTCTGAGTCCGGTCCGGCATGCGGGCGCTGACCAGCACTGGATTGAGTTTAGTGTGCGTGATAGCGGCATGGGTATCCCGGCCGACAAGCAGGGTCTGTTGTTCCAAGCCTTCAGTCAGGTGGATGGCTCGGCCACGCGCCGCCATGGGGGTACCGGACTGGGGCTGGCCATTGTGCGCCAGCTCGTCGCGCTGATGGACGGTGGACTGGGGTTTGAAAGTGCGCCTGGGGTGGGTTCGACCTTCTGGGTGCGCCTCACCCTGGCGCCCGGGGTATCACCGCCGCCCGCGCGCGATGTCCCCCGGGGGCTACGCGGACAGGGCGTGCTGGTTGTTGACGATCAGGCTGACCAGCGCGCGCGACTTGGTGCCTTGCTCACAGCCTGGGCACTGCACCCGCTCCTGGCCGGAGATGCCGCCGCAGCCCTGCAACTGCTCTATGGGGCCAATGCCGGCCCGTCACCGCTCGGAGCATCACCTACTGTGGCGCTCATCAAGCAACAACTGCCCGGCATGGACGGCGCTTCGCTGTGCCGCGCCCTGCGCACTGACAACCGTTTTGCCGCGCTGCGCTTGGTGTTGATGACCGACTCTGGCAGAACAGGGAGTAATGCTGAATCACCCCAGGCTGCCACGGCCCTTGGCTGCGACGCCACCCTATCCGCGCCGGTTCGCGGCCGCGATCTGCACGCCTTGCTCGTGCGTTTGTTCAATGCTAATGGAGAGCCGCCCCTTGATGCCTAA